One genomic region from Actinocatenispora thailandica encodes:
- the tal gene encoding transaldolase, whose translation MTDRLAELSAAGVAVWLDDISRQRLVSGNLDELRRDKHVVGVTSNPTIFAKALAGADAYADQVADLSRRGVSLDEATRMITTYDVRWACDVLRPVYDETDGVDGRVSLEVDPRLAHETDKTIAEAAALWWLVDRPNLFIKIPATREGLPAITAALAEGISVNVTLIFSLQRYDEVIDAFFAGLEQAKANGHDLSRLASVASFFVSRVDTETDKRLDAIGGPDADKLRGTAAIANARLAYQLYEQRFGSERWQALAAAGAHPQRPLWASTSTKDPNLRDTLYVEELVAPGVVNTAPEKTIFAYADHGETRGDTITGNYADAQQVMEALKAVGVDFDDVTEVLEREGVEKFEKSWLELLDTVSDQLGQAK comes from the coding sequence ATGACCGACCGACTCGCCGAACTGTCCGCCGCCGGAGTGGCGGTGTGGCTCGACGACATCTCCCGGCAGCGGCTCGTCTCGGGCAACCTGGACGAGCTGCGCCGGGACAAGCACGTCGTCGGCGTCACCAGCAACCCGACGATCTTCGCCAAGGCGCTGGCGGGTGCCGACGCGTACGCGGACCAGGTCGCCGACCTGAGCCGGCGTGGCGTCTCGCTGGACGAGGCCACCCGGATGATCACCACGTACGACGTGCGCTGGGCCTGCGACGTGCTGCGCCCGGTGTACGACGAGACCGACGGGGTGGACGGCCGGGTCTCGCTGGAGGTCGACCCGCGGCTCGCGCACGAGACCGACAAGACCATCGCCGAGGCCGCCGCGCTGTGGTGGCTGGTGGACCGGCCGAACCTGTTCATCAAGATCCCGGCGACCCGCGAGGGGCTGCCGGCGATCACCGCCGCACTTGCCGAGGGCATCAGCGTGAACGTGACGCTGATCTTCAGCCTGCAGCGGTACGACGAGGTGATCGACGCCTTCTTCGCCGGGCTGGAGCAGGCCAAGGCGAACGGGCACGACCTGTCCCGGCTGGCCAGCGTCGCGTCGTTCTTCGTCTCCCGGGTCGACACCGAGACGGACAAGCGCCTCGACGCGATCGGCGGCCCGGACGCCGACAAGCTGCGCGGCACCGCAGCGATCGCCAACGCCCGACTGGCCTACCAGCTGTACGAGCAGAGGTTCGGCTCCGAGCGGTGGCAGGCACTGGCCGCGGCCGGTGCGCACCCGCAGCGGCCGCTGTGGGCCTCCACCAGCACCAAGGACCCGAACCTGCGGGACACCCTGTACGTCGAGGAGCTGGTGGCCCCGGGCGTGGTGAACACCGCGCCGGAGAAGACCATCTTCGCCTACGCCGACCACGGGGAGACCCGCGGTGACACCATCACCGGCAACTACGCCGACGCGCAGCAGGTGATGGAGGCGCTCAAGGCGGTCGGCGTCGACTTCGACGACGTGACCGAGGTGCTCGAACGCGAGGGCGTGGAGAAGTTCGAGAAGAGCTGGTTGGAGCTGCTGGACACGGTGTCCGACCAGCTCGGCCAGGCGAAGTGA